Proteins from a genomic interval of Capsicum annuum cultivar UCD-10X-F1 chromosome 4, UCD10Xv1.1, whole genome shotgun sequence:
- the LOC107853504 gene encoding receptor-like protein 51, giving the protein MATSSLDPFFLLIFLTLSLTISPSFTSSKSLSSPSPLSSPSPKPSPTSTPSILDPKQLKALQSLNIPTGKNPCSSLHNSTITCDNSTPFRHIVSLTLSNCTDDVALSLTAMKALYTLNNIQFVNCPVTPIRLPSQLALNLKTFTCVNSLKKLSGVWLSKLHNVTELTVSNVKVVATGPYVILNNMIHLNTFMITNANLSGYLPKHWHSNISYIDLSGNKLRGRIPTSMTELENLEYLNLSGNMLNGTIPVSFGDLSSLKNVSLASNSLSGSIPDSIAAISELVHLDLGSNQLNGTIPKFISNMKGLKYLNLEKNNFRGVLPFNASFVKKLIVLKVGENSNLCYNHSTLSSKVKLGIARCDKHGLPMAPPASKEISSDDSDDSDDYSDDESVHKEHSHGPSKVVLGISIALSSIVFLIIFLILLAKCCK; this is encoded by the coding sequence ATGGCTACTTCTTCTCTAGATCCCTTTTTCCtcctcatttttctcactctttccCTCACCATTTCCCCTTCATTCACATCCTCTAAATCCCTTTCTTCACCTTCACCACTTTCTTCACCATCACCAAAACCATCACCAACAAGTACACCATCCATTCTTGATCCAAAACAACTCAAAGCACTTCAATCACTCAACATCCCAACAGGCAAAAACCCATGTTCATCACTCCACAACTCAACCATAACATGTGATAATTCAACCCCATTTCGTCACATTGTCTCATTAACCCTCAGTAACTGCACTGATGATGTTGCTCTATCACTCACTGCAATGAAAGCACTGTACACACTGAACAACATTCAGTTTGTTAACTGCCCCGTTACGCCTATTCGGTTACCGTCTCAACTTGCTTTGAATCTTAAAACTTTTACTTGTGTTAATAGCTTGAAGAAGTTATCTGGGGTTTGGTTAAGTAAGTTACACAATGTCACAGAACTAACTGTTAGTAATGTTAAGGTTGTTGCTACTGGTCCTTACGTGATCTTGAATAATATGATACATTTGAATACATTTATGATTACGAATGCTAATCTTAGTGGCTATTTACCTAAACATTGGCATTCGAATATTAGTTATATAGATTTGTCTGGTAATAAGCTTAGAGGAAGAATCCCTACTTCAATGACTGAATTGGAGAATCTTGAGTACTTGAATTTGTCTGGTAATATGCTTAATGGTACAATTCCTGTTTCGTTTGGTGATTTGTCATCTTTGAAGAATGTGTCATTGGCATCGAATTCGTTGTCTGGGAGTATACCGGATTCGATTGCTGCTATTTCGGAATTGGTTCATCTAGATTTGGGGTCTAATCAGCTTAATGGAACTATCCCTAAGTTCATTTCCAATATGAAGGGATTGAAGTACTTGAATCTTGAGAAGAATAACTTTCGTGGGGTTTTGCCTTTCAACGCTTCGTTTGTAAAGAAATTGATTGTGTTGAAGGTGGGGGAGAATTCGAATCTTTGCTATAATCACTCAACATTGTCATCTAAAGTGAAGCTTGGGATCGCTCGTTGTGATAAACACGGTTTACCTATGGCGCCTCCAGCGTCGAAGGAGATTAGTTCGGATGATAGCGATGACTCTGATGATTACTCTGATGATGAGAGTGTGCACAAAGAACATAGTCATGGACCAAGTAAGGTTGTTCTTGGTATTTCCATTGCACTTTCCTCGATTGTATTCTTAATCATTTTCTTGATTCTGTTGGCTAAATGCTGTAAATGA